In the Streptomyces fradiae ATCC 10745 = DSM 40063 genome, one interval contains:
- a CDS encoding ABC transporter ATP-binding protein, translating to MSDGSVDFSTPDAPALVVRDVTKHYGSRGNTVQALRGISVELARGSFTAVMGPSGSGKSTFLHCAAGLDRPSSGEVWLGGVPLSGMRETGLTRLRRDRIGFVFQAYNLLPSLTVKDNITMPLRLSGASLDRGWLDEIAGRVGITARLGHRPSELSGGQQQRVAIARALISRPDIIMADEPTGALDSRTGQEVLQLFQELVHQLGQTVLMVTHDPVAASYAHSVLFLADGHLVERMDSPTAEAVAERMTRLGGR from the coding sequence TTGTCCGATGGTTCCGTTGATTTCAGCACACCCGACGCGCCTGCCTTGGTCGTTCGCGACGTGACCAAGCATTATGGCTCCCGCGGGAATACGGTGCAAGCCCTTCGGGGTATTTCCGTAGAGCTTGCGCGCGGCAGCTTCACCGCGGTAATGGGCCCGTCCGGTTCCGGGAAGAGCACATTCCTGCACTGCGCCGCCGGACTGGACCGGCCCAGCAGCGGCGAGGTCTGGCTGGGGGGTGTTCCCCTCTCGGGCATGCGCGAGACGGGGCTGACCCGGCTGCGGCGGGACCGGATCGGCTTCGTCTTCCAGGCGTACAACCTGCTGCCCTCGCTCACCGTGAAGGACAACATCACCATGCCGCTGCGGCTCAGCGGCGCGTCCCTGGACCGCGGCTGGCTGGACGAGATCGCCGGCCGGGTCGGGATCACCGCCCGGCTCGGCCACCGCCCGTCCGAGCTCTCCGGCGGCCAGCAGCAGCGGGTGGCGATCGCCCGCGCGCTGATCAGCCGCCCCGACATCATCATGGCCGACGAGCCGACCGGCGCCCTGGACTCCCGTACCGGGCAGGAAGTGCTCCAGCTCTTCCAGGAGTTGGTCCACCAGCTCGGGCAGACGGTGCTGATGGTCACCCATGACCCCGTCGCCGCGTCGTACGCGCACAGCGTGCTCTTCCTCGCCGACGGCCATCTCGTCGAGCGCATGGACTCCCCCACGGCCGAGGCCGTCGCCGAGCGCATGACGCGTCTCGGGGGCCGGTGA
- a CDS encoding sensor histidine kinase, which translates to MREIASVLRKRFHQARPEVRHLFAAARSAALSWIALPLLVSACVVSVIGLRGNFVPALLEWTGRKRAGDLDAGFSVLARRGIPAPEGIQPEPSEELARVRRELGRSVVNALTGLLAGAFLLVPVLSAAVALTVPFWWWLLPPHIVLNPAFFAVRDWPTALLTPLAAVVHLAVLVFLAPPLALLHARITVRRVTAGGKARLAHRLAEVTTSRAEALEAHAAELRRIERALHDSTQNRLVAVRLHLGIIERLLDGDPAKARELIAVTQSAAEEALAELRNVVRSIYPPVLADRGLAGAVSSLALRCPLPCAFEVGELARAPAAVEVAAYHVVAEALTNAVKHSGASRIRVTMGTEGEILYVTVTDDGRGGADEARGSGLTGIRSRVAAFDGTTEVSSPPGGPTTIRVELPCAC; encoded by the coding sequence GTGCGGGAAATCGCCTCGGTGCTGCGGAAGAGGTTCCACCAGGCCCGGCCCGAGGTGCGCCATCTGTTCGCCGCGGCCCGATCGGCCGCACTCTCCTGGATCGCGCTCCCCTTACTCGTCTCCGCCTGCGTGGTGTCCGTGATCGGGCTGCGCGGAAATTTCGTGCCCGCACTGCTGGAATGGACCGGGAGAAAACGTGCCGGGGACCTCGACGCCGGATTCTCGGTCCTCGCGAGAAGGGGAATACCGGCCCCGGAGGGGATACAGCCGGAGCCGTCGGAGGAATTGGCCCGGGTGCGGCGGGAGCTCGGGCGGTCCGTCGTCAACGCGCTGACCGGGCTGCTGGCGGGAGCCTTCCTGCTCGTACCGGTCCTCAGCGCCGCCGTCGCCCTCACCGTCCCGTTCTGGTGGTGGCTGCTCCCGCCGCACATCGTGCTCAATCCGGCGTTCTTCGCCGTCCGGGACTGGCCCACCGCGCTCCTCACCCCCCTCGCGGCGGTCGTGCACCTCGCCGTCCTCGTGTTCCTCGCCCCGCCGCTGGCCCTGCTGCACGCCCGGATCACCGTCCGCCGGGTGACCGCGGGCGGCAAGGCGCGGCTCGCCCACCGGCTCGCCGAGGTCACCACCTCCCGGGCCGAGGCCCTGGAGGCGCACGCCGCCGAACTGCGCCGCATCGAACGCGCCCTGCACGACTCCACCCAGAACCGGCTGGTCGCCGTACGGCTCCATCTGGGCATCATCGAGCGCCTCCTGGACGGCGACCCCGCCAAGGCCCGCGAGCTGATCGCGGTGACCCAGTCCGCCGCGGAGGAGGCCCTCGCCGAGCTGCGGAACGTCGTACGCAGCATCTATCCGCCCGTGCTCGCCGACCGCGGCCTGGCCGGCGCGGTGTCGTCCCTCGCCCTGCGCTGCCCGCTGCCGTGCGCGTTCGAGGTCGGCGAACTGGCCCGCGCCCCCGCCGCGGTGGAGGTGGCCGCCTACCACGTCGTCGCGGAGGCGCTCACCAACGCCGTCAAGCACAGCGGAGCCTCCCGCATCCGTGTGACCATGGGAACCGAGGGGGAGATCCTCTACGTCACCGTGACCGACGACGGCCGCGGCGGCGCCGACGAGGCCCGCGGCAGCGGACTGACCGGCATCAGGAGCCGGGTCGCGGCCTTCGACGGAACGACCGAGGTGTCCAGCCCGCCGGGCGGGCCCACGACCATCCGGGTGGAACTGCCGTGCGCGTGCTGA
- a CDS encoding response regulator, with product MRVLIVEDDALLRAGLELLLATEGITVVGAVDRADRVPELVRSLTPDVVVMDVRLPPTYRDEGLRAAAGLRRERPGFPVLVLSAHVEDDYATELLGDDASGIGYLLKDRVGDVAEFTAAVRRVRSGGTVMDPEVISQLLGRRRSQDPIDQLTPREREVLGLMAEGHDNGRICELLNLSVPAVSKHIKNIFTKLGLPPSGSGHRRVLAVLAFLNR from the coding sequence GTGCGCGTGCTGATCGTTGAGGATGACGCCCTGCTCAGGGCCGGGCTGGAACTGCTGCTGGCGACGGAGGGCATCACCGTCGTCGGCGCGGTGGACCGGGCCGACCGGGTGCCCGAGCTCGTCCGGTCCCTGACCCCGGACGTGGTCGTGATGGATGTGCGGCTGCCCCCGACGTACCGCGACGAAGGGCTGCGGGCCGCGGCCGGGCTGCGCCGCGAACGCCCCGGATTCCCGGTGCTGGTGCTGTCCGCCCACGTGGAGGACGACTACGCGACGGAACTCCTCGGCGACGACGCGAGCGGGATCGGCTATCTGCTGAAGGACCGGGTGGGGGACGTCGCCGAGTTCACGGCGGCGGTGCGCCGGGTCCGCTCGGGCGGCACGGTCATGGACCCCGAGGTGATCTCCCAGCTTCTCGGCCGCCGCCGCAGCCAGGACCCGATCGACCAGCTCACGCCCCGCGAGCGCGAGGTCCTCGGCCTGATGGCGGAGGGGCACGACAACGGGCGGATCTGCGAGCTGCTGAACCTGTCGGTGCCCGCGGTGAGCAAGCACATCAAGAACATCTTCACCAAGCTCGGTCTCCCCCCGTCGGGCAGCGGCCACCGCAGGGTCCTGGCGGTCCTGGCCTTCCTCAACCGGTAG